A single region of the Candidatus Cloacimonas sp. genome encodes:
- a CDS encoding PcfJ domain-containing protein, whose translation METKEFKTDSRHYREIEKSTLIFSAEEGKLYHFTKRKIKVIRFGSPYPAAYQKQLKNNYWESFLPTQSYPFIFRMPKADNLKSSNYAIRLDARHKESIYKSMEAYIGAEKIELVNRFASRHWFILCLLLREGNYAFELMQTNPAIGYLLSAHAVFHPLKSKKYWQSSAKLITHKRKEILGYFGFPACESMVKTFANIKPESCSTNIFFILRTSLQNNPNLLRQLSFFPVHNAFSLSLVCMGADEILNYNLIAKIATMNQKEIEIISFQISDIYRMREIIKDNGLPVKKMNLRTMVEVQNYHDELAKQITKIDQVDYEPFPESIAKDIKCHTLWIEHIHNSIELYREGTEMHHCIYSYLRDIRAKTYFVAKMLYPQRLTVLYYESEKKGLELKEARGKCNVPPDPNSICLIKLWLAGVEMDIINSYEPISQTSY comes from the coding sequence ATGGAAACAAAGGAATTTAAAACCGATTCCAGACATTATCGGGAGATAGAAAAAAGCACGCTTATCTTCAGTGCGGAAGAGGGTAAACTCTATCATTTTACCAAACGCAAGATAAAGGTCATTCGTTTTGGAAGTCCTTATCCCGCTGCCTATCAGAAACAGCTGAAAAACAATTACTGGGAAAGTTTTCTCCCTACCCAATCTTATCCTTTTATATTTAGGATGCCCAAAGCCGATAACCTGAAAAGTAGTAATTATGCCATTCGCTTGGATGCTCGGCACAAAGAATCTATCTACAAAAGTATGGAGGCATATATAGGAGCGGAAAAAATTGAGCTGGTGAACCGTTTTGCTTCTCGCCATTGGTTCATTTTATGTCTGCTTTTAAGGGAAGGAAATTATGCTTTTGAACTGATGCAGACAAATCCGGCGATTGGTTATTTGCTTAGTGCGCACGCTGTTTTTCATCCCTTAAAAAGCAAAAAATACTGGCAATCTTCTGCCAAACTAATTACCCACAAACGCAAAGAGATTTTGGGTTATTTTGGCTTTCCAGCTTGCGAATCGATGGTTAAGACCTTTGCTAACATAAAACCGGAATCTTGTTCCACTAATATTTTCTTCATCTTAAGAACCAGTTTGCAGAATAATCCTAACTTACTGCGTCAATTATCTTTTTTCCCTGTGCACAATGCCTTTAGTTTATCCCTCGTATGTATGGGAGCAGATGAAATACTGAACTATAACTTGATCGCTAAAATTGCCACTATGAATCAGAAAGAAATAGAGATTATCAGTTTTCAAATTAGTGATATTTACCGCATGCGTGAAATTATCAAGGACAACGGTTTGCCAGTTAAAAAAATGAACCTGAGGACAATGGTCGAAGTTCAAAATTACCACGATGAGCTGGCAAAACAAATAACGAAAATCGACCAGGTAGATTATGAGCCATTTCCGGAAAGCATTGCCAAAGATATCAAATGCCATACGCTTTGGATAGAACATATTCATAATTCAATTGAATTATATCGAGAAGGCACGGAAATGCATCATTGCATTTATTCTTATCTGAGAGATATTCGCGCTAAAACATACTTTGTGGCTAAAATGCTCTATCCTCAACGGCTCACTGTTTTGTATTATGAATCCGAAAAAAAAGGTTTAGAACTGAAAGAAGCACGCGGGAAATGTAATGTGCCTCCAGATCCCAATTCTATTTGCCTCATTAAGTTATGGCTGGCAGGCGTGGAAATGGATATAATTAATTCTTACGAGCCAATCTCCCAGACCTCGTATTAG
- a CDS encoding 4Fe-4S binding protein: protein MAVKIDKETCIGCSACVDGCPVSALTMVDGKAVCDASLCIDCGACIATCPVQAISE from the coding sequence ATGGCTGTTAAAATTGATAAAGAGACCTGTATCGGTTGCAGTGCATGTGTTGATGGATGCCCTGTTTCCGCTTTAACGATGGTTGATGGAAAAGCAGTATGTGATGCATCTCTTTGCATAGATTGTGGTGCCTGCATAGCTACCTGCCCCGTTCAAGCAATTTCAGAATAA
- a CDS encoding T9SS type A sorting domain-containing protein — translation MKRFILFLLISISVGLCYSIQVSGNQSGIWSPENNPYEVIGAITVPSPDSLIIQAGVEVHIMGSYQITVQGILNAYGTQADSIRFLNMQTNPTALWPGLRFENLQLTSHLNYVYIEYATYGVRTINSPIALAHCHLNLCEKGMELYGIGSAVPLPNVIEYCLIENCTQNAILVTSNSNAYIRYNEICYNGTGPQFRAAIQMGNQSGVNQCNPNILNNHIHHNYKQGISAWDIASSGSINPQILNNIIEYNYTGIYLLQASGYVADNQINFNFIPGDMNSGAGVMVSGVTSIPYFERNHIEGNYTGFYITNNGKPVLGNLALNHIWAQGENTIINNIDASGNNNSVFCDTYPNASFIIMAENNNWGFSTVAAIAETINDHNDNAALPTVDFEPFIIPMENTTINGSYSYSGTAQIAAARLELITVSESNIQVTFPLSELNFSLETDIAEDFYMQVVLTETGTGKEFYGCAGGYGTPTVFSPNPGNSINVGTIEVTDNPLPRYEYVAEPFQENNLTLYPLATGRGLYCYEKLDIVYAEGDYLYLKRNFWQTPTGEVVTELPVGTIYKKYLHINAGDSWQQTEVSYPGNVTFTSTVYVDNCGGEFSNSDKLFTRKDAQGNIIDKWLKLNSGELLFHYQNHYTIAKERVQYIPGNNDPLTAGNITLFTAEPLNDNPTYLVYDPNIQNQVRLFWQAPSTGNYSWTNYRIYENGQQIAEIPFSLSEYVVSPFNPQVTTSYYITATDGTNESEPSNSVTVIIIGTEDPIQKPVVINVFPNPVNFVTGSALKIEMKNLQSRNAELEIYNIKGQLVFRQNNLDANTILWNGIDNKGVHSASGIYFLKVKVIGEKPVTRKILVL, via the coding sequence ATGAAACGCTTTATTTTATTTTTGCTTATAAGTATTTCGGTTGGGCTTTGTTACTCCATTCAAGTGAGTGGAAATCAAAGCGGTATATGGTCTCCGGAGAATAATCCTTATGAAGTGATAGGTGCCATAACTGTTCCTTCCCCAGATTCTTTAATCATTCAAGCAGGGGTGGAAGTGCATATTATGGGTTCCTATCAAATTACCGTTCAGGGAATTTTGAATGCTTATGGAACACAGGCAGATAGCATTCGTTTTTTGAATATGCAAACCAATCCGACCGCTCTTTGGCCTGGCTTGCGTTTTGAAAATTTACAGCTTACCAGTCACTTGAATTATGTCTATATAGAATATGCCACTTACGGAGTGCGCACGATAAATTCACCCATCGCTTTGGCTCACTGTCATCTAAATCTTTGTGAAAAGGGAATGGAGCTTTATGGCATTGGTTCTGCAGTTCCTCTTCCTAATGTAATAGAATATTGCCTAATAGAAAACTGCACGCAAAACGCTATTTTGGTTACCTCTAATAGCAATGCCTATATCAGGTATAACGAAATTTGCTATAATGGAACCGGACCTCAATTTCGGGCAGCGATTCAAATGGGCAATCAATCTGGCGTAAATCAATGCAATCCCAATATCTTAAATAATCATATCCATCACAACTACAAACAGGGAATTTCTGCTTGGGACATTGCCTCTTCGGGTTCCATCAATCCCCAGATTTTAAACAACATCATTGAATATAACTATACCGGCATCTATTTATTACAGGCATCTGGTTATGTAGCGGATAATCAAATCAACTTCAATTTCATTCCGGGAGATATGAATTCCGGAGCGGGAGTAATGGTTTCGGGAGTTACATCCATCCCTTATTTTGAGCGCAACCATATTGAGGGTAATTATACCGGATTTTACATTACCAATAACGGCAAACCAGTTTTAGGCAACTTGGCTTTAAATCATATTTGGGCGCAAGGAGAAAACACCATTATCAACAATATCGATGCTTCTGGCAATAATAATTCCGTTTTTTGCGATACATATCCCAATGCCAGCTTCATCATTATGGCGGAAAACAATAATTGGGGTTTTTCTACTGTAGCCGCAATTGCTGAGACCATCAACGACCACAATGATAATGCTGCTTTACCGACAGTGGATTTTGAACCCTTCATAATTCCTATGGAAAATACAACCATCAATGGCAGTTATAGTTACAGCGGAACAGCTCAAATTGCTGCAGCACGCTTGGAACTAATTACCGTATCCGAAAGTAATATTCAAGTTACATTTCCCCTTTCCGAGCTTAATTTTTCCCTTGAAACAGATATCGCTGAGGATTTTTATATGCAGGTTGTTCTAACCGAAACAGGAACGGGCAAAGAATTTTATGGTTGTGCCGGCGGTTATGGCACTCCCACTGTTTTTTCACCCAATCCAGGTAATTCCATTAATGTAGGCACAATTGAAGTTACCGATAATCCTCTGCCCCGTTATGAATATGTGGCAGAACCATTTCAGGAGAATAATTTAACCCTCTATCCTTTGGCAACGGGAAGAGGACTTTACTGTTATGAAAAGCTGGATATCGTTTATGCTGAAGGTGACTATCTATACCTGAAAAGAAACTTTTGGCAAACTCCCACCGGGGAAGTGGTAACGGAACTACCTGTGGGCACTATTTACAAAAAATATTTGCATATTAACGCCGGGGACAGCTGGCAGCAGACCGAAGTTAGCTATCCGGGCAATGTAACTTTTACTTCTACCGTTTATGTGGATAATTGCGGGGGAGAATTTTCCAATTCTGACAAACTTTTTACGCGTAAGGACGCCCAAGGCAACATTATTGATAAATGGTTGAAATTGAATAGCGGAGAATTACTTTTCCACTATCAAAATCATTATACCATTGCTAAGGAAAGGGTTCAGTATATTCCTGGCAATAATGATCCCTTAACTGCCGGCAATATTACACTCTTTACCGCTGAACCGTTAAATGATAATCCCACTTACTTGGTTTATGATCCTAATATTCAAAATCAGGTTCGCCTTTTCTGGCAGGCACCTTCCACGGGAAATTACAGCTGGACAAATTATCGTATCTACGAAAATGGTCAGCAAATTGCCGAAATTCCCTTCTCTCTTAGCGAATATGTGGTTAGTCCTTTTAATCCGCAAGTTACGACTTCTTATTATATAACCGCCACCGATGGAACCAATGAATCGGAACCCAGCAATTCAGTTACGGTTATTATAATCGGAACCGAAGATCCCATTCAGAAACCGGTGGTGATCAATGTTTTCCCCAATCCGGTAAATTTTGTGACCGGCTCTGCTTTGAAGATAGAAATGAAGAATTTGCAGAGTAGAAATGCCGAGCTGGAAATCTACAATATTAAAGGACAATTGGTCTTTCGCCAAAACAATCTTGACGCTAACACTATCCTCTGGAATGGAATAGATAATAAAGGTGTGCACAGCGCGTCCGGAATCTATTTCTTGAAAGTGAAAGTTATCGGCGAAAAACCTGTAACCCGCAAAATATTGGTCTTGTAA